GTATTCTTCGCCCATCAACCAATCCACGGTGTATGGCGCTTGCTCTACCCAGCCGCCCCACGGTGGAATCAAAAAAATCACATCCTCATCATTATTTAAATGCGGAAACCCCTGCCCCACATAAACCACGGAATCAGGCAGATCGTAAATCTTAAAAATGGCTGAGTCGGCGGCAACAACCATGTAAGAACGAGCGGGCAGAACTAAATTCCGATCAATGACAAGCGTATCTTTTAAATCGGCAATGGCCCAGTTGTTAAGTAAAATCTTTTGATCTGAATCGTTGTACAGTTCGATCCACTCCGGTTCTTCTTCCTGCGTCAAAAACTTGATTTCGTTGATAACCAGCGCCTGTTGGGTATCCATTACCACCAATTTTTGCATGGCCTGATTATTGCGCGCATTCTGATCCAAATCGCTCAACAGCTCCGCTATCAAACTCAGCTCGCCGCTCATTTCCATGCGCATTTCAAAAAGCAGGCTATCGCCCTGGCCGGGGTCCAGCCCGACTTCAAGCTGCCGCTCAAAAACAATCGGTTCCAGAATTTCCAGCTTCTGGTTGCCGTTTAAGTCCAGAAAGCAGCGAAACGTCGCTCGGGCATGGAATGCCTGGGTTCCGGCGTTAAAGTATTTCAGTTTTACCTGAACAATCTGCCCCTTTTGAAGCATGGACTGCGGCAAAACCGTAAGACCTTCGCCAGCAAAAGCCAGGTCAAAATCCCGCGGCGAAACCGAGTTTTTGAACCCCGGCGTGCCGCCGACCGTTATACTGTTTGCCCAGTTGCCCTCAACTTGTGCGCTGCACAAAATGATCTTTTCGTCGGAATAACCCGGCGAGTTATCCACCGAATAGCGGTACGCGTCGATCTCCCGTCCGCCGGCATCAATCAGCGTCAACCTTTCCGGCCTGGTATTTGCCAGGCCTCCACTTCCAAATGCGCCGTCGCTGATTTTA
This sequence is a window from Caldithrix abyssi DSM 13497. Protein-coding genes within it:
- a CDS encoding lamin tail domain-containing protein, translating into MLLVFLSWPTLRAQVVISEVMFDVQGADYHDEFVELYNCSSEAVDLTGWQFSDSTGTDDLEDAGYGLLLHPGQFAVILDGSYFENSTTYDSIIPPEALILKISDGAFGSGGLANTRPERLTLIDAGGREIDAYRYSVDNSPGYSDEKIILCSAQVEGNWANSITVGGTPGFKNSVSPRDFDLAFAGEGLTVLPQSMLQKGQIVQVKLKYFNAGTQAFHARATFRCFLDLNGNQKLEILEPIVFERQLEVGLDPGQGDSLLFEMRMEMSGELSLIAELLSDLDQNARNNQAMQKLVVMDTQQALVINEIKFLTQEEEPEWIELYNDSDQKILLNNWAIADLKDTLVIDRNLVLPARSYMVVAADSAIFKIYDLPDSVVYVGQGFPHLNNDEDVIFLIPPWGGWVEQAPYTVDWLMGEEYRKPSLERINPQLDARLGRNWAPCVKNGTPGKQNSIFSSVRHTQLKLEAQPNPFSPDGDGHEDFTVLSLQVPAQTARVRVLIFDMLGRQVCSLTENQFSGQDVAIVWDGRDAHKKRMRMGIYIVFAQMIDDANGILQEAKTTVVVAY